A window from Methanomassiliicoccus sp. encodes these proteins:
- a CDS encoding NAD(P)H-binding protein: MFVVLGASGQIGSMLAGMLLKKGKPVRAVGRDLQKLGEIREQGAEVLAANMLDLKSLKEAFRGGDAAFVFTPENPRCENCIEDIRTMMDNCREALMWAGVTRVVGLSSLGAQNGRGKGNLEASYVLERTFSDLDIEHTIVRPAYYYSNWLGYIGTVRDDGILPTFFPVDLKVPMVAPPDVAGFLSDAMIGHAPRQSVLEIMGPRDYSSNDIAQAFAEAMQRDVLPRQTLPRDWESVLVQAGFSPDAARNLVLMTKAVIDGETKVETAEPIRLPTDFETYLMSKL; this comes from the coding sequence ATGTTCGTCGTGCTGGGGGCCTCCGGGCAGATAGGCTCGATGCTGGCCGGGATGTTGTTAAAGAAGGGCAAACCGGTCAGGGCAGTGGGGAGGGACCTGCAAAAGCTGGGTGAGATCCGAGAGCAGGGAGCCGAGGTACTCGCTGCGAACATGCTCGACCTGAAGTCCCTTAAGGAGGCGTTCAGGGGCGGGGATGCCGCGTTCGTGTTTACTCCCGAGAACCCACGCTGCGAAAACTGCATTGAGGACATCCGCACCATGATGGATAATTGCCGGGAGGCACTCATGTGGGCAGGAGTGACGAGAGTCGTTGGTCTCTCTTCACTTGGGGCGCAGAACGGTCGAGGAAAAGGCAATCTGGAAGCGTCTTATGTTTTGGAGAGAACGTTCTCCGATCTCGATATCGAGCATACCATCGTCCGCCCTGCTTACTATTACAGCAACTGGCTTGGATATATCGGGACGGTAAGAGATGATGGAATCTTACCGACCTTCTTTCCGGTCGATCTCAAAGTGCCAATGGTGGCCCCACCAGATGTGGCCGGTTTCCTCTCCGATGCCATGATCGGACATGCTCCAAGACAGAGCGTCCTTGAAATAATGGGCCCTCGTGATTATAGCTCCAATGATATCGCACAAGCTTTCGCCGAGGCCATGCAAAGGGATGTCCTGCCTCGACAGACCTTGCCTAGGGATTGGGAGAGTGTTTTGGTGCAGGCGGGATTCTCACCAGACGCTGCCAGGAACCTTGTGCTGATGACCAAGGCGGTCATCGATGGTGAGACGAAGGTGGAGACGGCCGAGCCCATCCGGCTCCCTACAGATTTTGAAACATATCTCATGAGCAAGCTTTAG
- a CDS encoding ABC transporter ATP-binding protein: MESICIEELVKSYGPTRAVDHATLKVEAGTVFGLIGPNGAGKSTIIRSLLGIAPYDSGRVMISGVDMSLRDAHQKVKVGYLPQKAAFQEWRTAEQALLTLGRLSGLEGKRLQQRVDEVIKQLGLEEYRDRKVGKLSGGTQQKLGFAQAIVHEPSVLVLDEPMAALDPASRFLFKNIIRELRVSGTTILFSSHILSDVEDLADSVGLLQSGKVRYTGPIKGLEKIVSLRSELVVELVNDKGEWRSVALPGVDLRQPSAGCLVAHLKDEDGWDTTVPRIIEALMKAGCNIRSFNRHDPKLEDVYLAYVGGSN, encoded by the coding sequence TTGGAATCGATATGCATCGAAGAATTGGTGAAGAGCTACGGACCGACGAGGGCGGTGGACCACGCCACGCTCAAGGTGGAGGCGGGAACGGTGTTTGGGCTGATCGGTCCGAACGGAGCGGGGAAGTCGACCATCATCCGCTCCCTGCTCGGGATCGCCCCCTACGACAGCGGTCGGGTAATGATCTCCGGAGTGGACATGAGCTTGAGGGATGCCCACCAGAAGGTCAAGGTCGGCTACCTGCCCCAGAAGGCGGCGTTCCAGGAGTGGAGGACCGCGGAGCAGGCGTTGCTCACTTTGGGGCGGCTTTCCGGGCTGGAGGGGAAGCGCCTACAGCAGCGGGTGGACGAGGTCATTAAGCAGCTGGGCCTCGAGGAGTACCGGGACCGGAAGGTCGGCAAGCTGTCCGGGGGGACGCAGCAGAAGCTGGGCTTCGCTCAGGCCATAGTGCATGAGCCGTCCGTCCTGGTGCTCGACGAGCCCATGGCCGCGCTCGATCCGGCGAGCCGCTTCCTGTTCAAGAACATCATCAGGGAGCTGCGGGTTTCGGGGACGACCATCCTGTTCTCGTCGCACATACTTTCCGACGTGGAGGACCTAGCCGACTCGGTCGGCCTGCTGCAGAGCGGGAAGGTCCGCTACACCGGGCCGATCAAGGGCCTGGAGAAGATCGTGTCCCTCCGCTCGGAGCTAGTGGTGGAGCTTGTCAACGACAAGGGGGAGTGGAGATCGGTTGCCCTCCCGGGAGTGGACCTGAGGCAGCCGTCCGCCGGCTGCCTGGTCGCTCACCTGAAGGACGAGGACGGTTGGGACACCACCGTGCCGCGGATCATCGAGGCGCTCATGAAGGCCGGATGCAACATTAGGTCGTTCAACCGCCACGACCCCAAGCTGGAGGACGTCTACCTGGCCTACGTGGGGGGATCGAACTGA
- a CDS encoding CxxC-x17-CxxC domain-containing protein, producing the protein MYGNNRGGYSREPREMHDVKCSDCGCQTQVPFKPTEGRPVYCRDCFQKHKPKDRF; encoded by the coding sequence ATGTACGGAAACAACAGAGGCGGCTACAGCCGCGAACCCCGCGAAATGCATGATGTTAAGTGCTCCGACTGTGGATGCCAGACCCAGGTACCGTTCAAGCCCACCGAGGGCAGGCCGGTCTACTGCAGGGACTGCTTCCAGAAGCACAAGCCGAAGGACCGGTTCTAA
- a CDS encoding histidine phosphatase family protein: protein MGSMRPDDQSSQERNARCEVPELASLNCTPRGALLIRHAARYGADVALHSDGLTSAGREMARALGKRLGHRKHIRLFSSPVQRCVDTASLIAEGAGFDAAVTVTTMLGRPGTYVLNEEEVDKHLAVMGLNRFAVEWVNGRIPAKAMAPVPQGTEALISWVRKNLQERSDCLDIYVGHDLFLTPVLVNYLDYDIASKGLLGFLDGFTVTLEEGKAVLSYGRERALI, encoded by the coding sequence ATGGGATCGATGCGACCGGACGATCAAAGCTCCCAGGAACGGAATGCCAGATGTGAGGTTCCGGAACTAGCTTCTTTGAACTGCACACCCCGAGGGGCCCTCCTGATAAGGCACGCCGCGCGGTACGGTGCAGATGTGGCTTTGCACTCGGATGGTCTCACCTCCGCGGGAAGAGAGATGGCCAGAGCGCTGGGCAAGAGATTGGGCCATCGCAAGCACATTCGTCTGTTCTCATCCCCGGTGCAGCGCTGCGTGGACACCGCCTCCCTGATCGCCGAGGGTGCTGGCTTTGATGCTGCGGTCACCGTCACTACGATGTTGGGCAGGCCGGGGACCTATGTCCTCAACGAGGAGGAGGTGGACAAGCACCTGGCAGTCATGGGGCTGAACAGGTTCGCCGTTGAATGGGTCAACGGACGCATCCCGGCCAAGGCCATGGCTCCGGTGCCTCAAGGCACTGAGGCGCTGATCAGCTGGGTCCGTAAGAACCTTCAGGAGAGGTCCGATTGCCTGGACATCTACGTGGGACACGATCTCTTCCTGACACCGGTGCTGGTGAACTACCTGGACTACGATATCGCCTCAAAGGGCCTGCTGGGCTTCCTCGACGGATTCACCGTAACCTTAGAAGAAGGAAAGGCTGTTCTGTCCTATGGCAGAGAGCGAGCTTTGATCTGA
- a CDS encoding PQQ-binding-like beta-propeller repeat protein: MILLGSTANVIAQPSAIEKCSSAIDNDPQSSGQSNYSTSSNYGHLLWKYESGNSNNWVTLDWFLRPPIAMGADNTVILEVGGSLYAVRNGSLVWQYHVTDEQGPVWRTISPPCVDPNGHIYVGSYDKFLVALDKDGSLLWKYDAGYLIDSTPAVGPDGTVYVGTTVNGWDGNESLHYYLHAVNPNGTLRWKVETGPCSESAVVVSKDGTIYMISGASSSRWDQNARSLYSIDQNGSVNWVLPLGNRSFLPPAVGDDGVIYLNTCDIFDDTADPFLYLEAVLPNGSVSWQLNVNNICHYSSGMYGTPPVIAADGTIYIGICDGIAAINHNGTFRWNYSIDRGHASTPSISKEGTIFFGSIGHDDPDKGNQGYVFALNPDGSLKWKTKVVDYAHSNTIIGEDGTVYVAANGNIFAINGGTSPEAMMLVTIMAIGMVFAVLAAIIVSLRRGRKKPSS, from the coding sequence GTGATTCTGCTTGGCAGTACGGCCAACGTCATAGCCCAGCCATCGGCCATTGAAAAATGCTCTTCGGCCATCGACAATGATCCTCAGAGCTCGGGCCAGAGCAATTACTCCACGTCATCGAACTATGGCCACCTTCTCTGGAAGTATGAGTCCGGTAACTCAAATAATTGGGTAACCCTAGATTGGTTCCTCAGGCCGCCCATAGCAATGGGGGCAGATAACACGGTCATCCTCGAGGTTGGGGGAAGCCTGTATGCCGTGAGGAACGGCTCATTGGTTTGGCAATATCATGTTACTGACGAACAAGGCCCAGTCTGGAGGACGATATCCCCGCCTTGCGTTGATCCTAATGGCCATATTTACGTGGGCAGCTACGACAAATTTCTCGTCGCCCTGGACAAGGATGGCAGCCTTCTGTGGAAGTATGATGCAGGATATCTAATCGATTCTACCCCCGCGGTCGGTCCTGATGGGACCGTGTACGTAGGGACGACGGTCAACGGATGGGATGGGAACGAAAGTCTTCACTACTATCTTCACGCGGTCAATCCCAACGGAACCCTGAGGTGGAAGGTGGAGACTGGCCCATGCTCGGAAAGTGCTGTCGTGGTGTCAAAGGATGGCACGATCTACATGATCTCAGGGGCTAGCAGTTCGAGATGGGATCAGAATGCTCGATCGCTATACTCGATAGATCAGAATGGGAGCGTCAACTGGGTGCTGCCTTTGGGCAATAGAAGTTTCCTTCCCCCTGCGGTCGGTGATGACGGAGTGATCTACCTGAACACCTGCGATATTTTCGATGATACCGCCGACCCCTTTCTTTACCTGGAGGCAGTCCTTCCGAACGGAAGCGTGTCGTGGCAACTGAATGTGAATAATATCTGCCATTACTCGTCGGGCATGTACGGCACGCCCCCGGTCATTGCCGCTGACGGCACGATCTACATAGGGATCTGTGATGGCATTGCTGCGATCAATCACAACGGGACGTTCAGGTGGAACTATTCCATCGACCGCGGCCATGCCTCCACGCCCTCCATTTCTAAGGAGGGGACTATCTTCTTTGGATCGATAGGACACGACGATCCCGATAAAGGCAACCAGGGTTACGTATTTGCACTAAATCCAGATGGCTCCTTAAAATGGAAGACCAAGGTAGTTGATTATGCACACTCCAACACTATCATCGGAGAAGATGGCACAGTCTACGTTGCTGCCAACGGCAACATTTTCGCCATCAATGGGGGTACCTCTCCAGAAGCAATGATGCTTGTGACGATAATGGCGATAGGGATGGTATTCGCGGTATTGGCGGCGATCATCGTATCATTGAGGAGGGGTAGGAAGAAACCATCGTCCTGA
- a CDS encoding ABC transporter permease subunit, which produces MNGFYRSKVMAVLFVGLPLLAVLLYFLSPDVGMPLGAFTAMVVSSAAGLLASTTLSVSIINERSQGAFDLFLVRPVRRSHLLLAKYVAVLACVLVAAALALVLANGYDWVSSGAVDLGALYEPFMVTLAMASITCAAAVLFGSLVRTVLVGVILTIYGGNQLSALAVLPALQEMAPLEITVAISLIASAVILGIAAIIFSRKLGN; this is translated from the coding sequence TTGAACGGCTTCTACCGTTCCAAGGTTATGGCGGTCCTGTTCGTCGGCCTTCCCCTCCTGGCAGTGCTGCTGTACTTCCTTTCTCCAGACGTCGGCATGCCCCTGGGGGCGTTCACCGCCATGGTGGTGTCGTCCGCCGCCGGTCTGCTGGCCTCGACCACGCTCTCGGTCAGCATCATCAACGAGCGCTCCCAGGGCGCGTTCGACCTCTTCCTGGTGCGGCCGGTGAGGCGCTCGCACCTCCTCCTTGCGAAGTACGTTGCGGTGCTCGCCTGCGTCCTGGTGGCCGCGGCGTTGGCCCTGGTGCTGGCGAACGGCTACGACTGGGTCAGCAGCGGTGCGGTGGACCTGGGGGCGCTCTACGAGCCGTTCATGGTCACACTGGCCATGGCAAGCATTACCTGCGCCGCGGCGGTCCTCTTCGGCAGCCTGGTGAGGACGGTGCTGGTCGGGGTCATCCTGACCATCTACGGCGGTAACCAGCTCTCCGCTTTGGCGGTCCTGCCGGCATTGCAGGAGATGGCCCCCCTGGAGATAACGGTGGCCATCAGCCTCATCGCCTCGGCCGTGATCCTCGGAATCGCCGCGATCATCTTCAGCCGCAAGCTCGGAAACTGA
- a CDS encoding TMEM175 family protein, whose translation MEKKNIEELSNIIFGLALTVGTLTLVKPAEDSFGELLHILSSFALSFIVLLWFWWLYIRTMRGMVMNSQVKYGLNFVLLFLVVIEPYLLTIVDTVSGATAYAIDLGTVMVVFVFFWHFMRKETPLTDEARLDKLRRGRNSMLLSAAIFYASTLVQLFPPIASSGAQGLIWLFVLVVAMVYRLRE comes from the coding sequence GTGGAGAAGAAGAACATCGAGGAATTGTCGAATATCATATTCGGTCTGGCACTGACCGTCGGAACGCTAACGCTGGTCAAGCCGGCCGAGGACAGCTTTGGCGAGCTTCTCCATATCCTGAGCAGCTTTGCTCTATCCTTCATTGTCCTGCTTTGGTTCTGGTGGCTGTACATCCGGACCATGAGGGGCATGGTCATGAACAGCCAGGTGAAGTACGGATTGAACTTCGTTCTGCTGTTCCTCGTCGTCATCGAGCCCTATCTGCTGACCATTGTCGATACTGTTTCCGGCGCGACCGCCTACGCCATCGATCTGGGGACGGTCATGGTGGTCTTCGTCTTCTTCTGGCATTTCATGCGCAAGGAGACCCCTCTTACCGACGAGGCTAGGTTAGACAAGCTGAGGAGGGGCCGCAATTCCATGCTCTTGAGCGCAGCGATATTCTACGCCTCCACCCTGGTGCAGCTCTTCCCCCCTATCGCCTCAAGTGGGGCCCAGGGGCTGATCTGGTTGTTCGTGCTGGTGGTGGCGATGGTCTATCGGCTGAGGGAATGA
- a CDS encoding AsnC family transcriptional regulator, with amino-acid sequence MDETDILITKELAADPRLPYRDLADRLSLSVNGAHKRIQQLISKGVIVGFRTRLGPQVTGGGFVSLYGRSLTTSMAATMEHIGNHICTSRLTAAGGQFLYVDAQVRSNEEMQSYQAFVREAGRIEDLKVVFMAMVGPPPVKDPLSKLDHKIVHALWQDCRRPLDEVAEEVGSTPKTVRRRLENLEEQQSVFYVLDWVPTSSGDPISIVHAKLRPDRSPQKVGVAMMNRKDPHILGISASNVEPGLMVFSMWARDLRELQEAESSINSNSDFESLYSNLFYDMRIYPTWVDKLVADRAR; translated from the coding sequence ATGGACGAAACGGACATCCTGATCACCAAGGAGCTGGCCGCTGACCCGCGGCTGCCGTACCGGGACCTGGCCGACCGCCTATCGCTTTCCGTAAACGGAGCGCACAAGCGCATCCAGCAGCTCATATCCAAGGGCGTGATCGTGGGGTTCCGGACCCGCCTTGGTCCCCAGGTGACCGGCGGGGGGTTCGTTTCCCTCTACGGCCGGTCCCTGACCACGAGCATGGCGGCGACGATGGAGCATATTGGGAACCATATCTGCACCTCCAGGCTTACCGCCGCCGGGGGGCAGTTCCTCTACGTGGATGCCCAGGTGCGCTCCAACGAGGAGATGCAGAGCTACCAGGCTTTCGTTCGGGAGGCTGGCAGGATCGAGGATCTGAAGGTCGTGTTCATGGCGATGGTCGGCCCGCCCCCGGTCAAGGATCCTCTCTCGAAGCTCGATCACAAGATCGTCCACGCGCTGTGGCAGGACTGCCGACGGCCTCTCGATGAAGTCGCCGAGGAGGTCGGCTCCACCCCCAAGACGGTGAGGCGGAGGTTGGAGAACCTCGAGGAGCAGCAGTCGGTATTCTATGTCCTCGACTGGGTCCCCACCTCTTCCGGGGATCCGATCTCCATTGTCCATGCCAAGCTGCGCCCGGACCGGTCGCCGCAGAAGGTGGGGGTGGCGATGATGAATCGGAAGGATCCGCATATCCTCGGCATTTCCGCTTCCAACGTCGAGCCGGGCTTGATGGTGTTCTCGATGTGGGCCCGGGACCTACGGGAGCTGCAGGAGGCGGAGAGTTCCATTAATTCAAACAGCGACTTCGAATCCCTGTACTCCAACCTGTTCTACGATATGCGCATTTATCCGACATGGGTGGACAAGCTCGTCGCCGACCGGGCGAGATGA
- a CDS encoding nucleotidyltransferase domain-containing protein produces the protein MGFDSEQWIGELVGRLEEEFGDRVLFIGHTGSYARGEATEESDVDVNIVLDRLTMDDLDAYRHIIRSMPHRDKACGFICGREEMKAWPAHELFQFTQGCKLLRGSLDGLIATPGEEDIADSIRNLASSVYHLCCHNYLFSEETDDAAEGMKDAYKVAFFAMQELVFLQERKYVPTKRELLLHLDAEDRRVLETCMHWAELEDDRRDRPEHYFSLLKDWSSRMLGSVRKA, from the coding sequence GTGGGGTTCGACAGCGAGCAGTGGATAGGTGAGCTGGTGGGGCGACTGGAGGAAGAGTTCGGAGACAGGGTGCTTTTCATCGGCCACACCGGGAGCTACGCCCGGGGGGAGGCGACGGAGGAGAGCGACGTCGATGTCAACATTGTCCTTGACCGGCTGACCATGGACGACCTGGACGCGTACCGGCATATCATTAGGAGCATGCCGCACAGGGACAAGGCCTGTGGGTTCATCTGCGGGAGGGAGGAGATGAAGGCGTGGCCAGCGCATGAGCTCTTCCAGTTCACGCAGGGGTGCAAGTTGCTCCGCGGCTCGCTGGACGGTCTGATCGCTACGCCGGGCGAGGAGGACATCGCCGACAGCATCAGGAACCTGGCCTCCTCCGTGTACCATCTGTGCTGCCATAACTACCTCTTCAGTGAAGAGACCGACGATGCGGCGGAGGGGATGAAGGACGCGTACAAGGTGGCCTTCTTCGCCATGCAGGAACTGGTCTTCCTTCAAGAGCGCAAGTACGTGCCGACCAAGAGGGAGCTGCTCCTGCATCTCGATGCAGAAGATCGGCGGGTGCTGGAGACCTGCATGCACTGGGCCGAGCTGGAAGATGATCGAAGGGACCGCCCTGAGCACTATTTCTCGCTGCTCAAGGACTGGAGCAGCAGGATGCTTGGAAGCGTAAGGAAGGCATAA
- a CDS encoding DJ-1/PfpI family protein — translation MEVRVSERTIAFVLYPGVTLLDLVGPLEVLSKLPPPYRAVVVSSSKVPMDTSLPLEVVAHKTYEEVPHPYAIIVPGGSGGAIRAMGDQRLRDYLLEVDRTASAVGSVCTGSLILAAAGLLDGRNATTHWSYASFLERLGARYVRKRWVRDGRYITSAGVSAGIDMALQFASELVGSEAAGKIQIGLEYEPEPPLGPIDWEKVDIAEREGRILDKMRSELAHRPDLLARLGIESDRS, via the coding sequence ATGGAGGTTCGGGTCTCGGAAAGGACGATTGCCTTCGTGCTCTATCCTGGAGTAACACTGCTGGACCTCGTTGGGCCGCTGGAGGTGTTGAGCAAGCTCCCCCCGCCTTACCGCGCAGTGGTGGTCAGCTCAAGCAAGGTGCCGATGGACACCAGCCTTCCCCTGGAAGTCGTTGCCCACAAGACGTACGAGGAGGTGCCCCACCCCTATGCGATCATTGTCCCGGGCGGCAGCGGCGGGGCCATACGGGCCATGGGCGACCAGAGGCTCCGCGATTATCTGCTCGAGGTTGACAGAACGGCGAGCGCGGTCGGCTCGGTGTGCACCGGCTCGCTGATCCTCGCCGCGGCCGGTCTTCTCGATGGCAGGAACGCGACCACGCACTGGAGCTACGCTTCATTCCTGGAACGGCTGGGCGCTAGGTATGTAAGGAAGAGATGGGTGCGAGATGGCCGGTACATCACCTCCGCCGGGGTCTCCGCAGGTATCGATATGGCGCTGCAGTTCGCTTCCGAGCTGGTCGGAAGCGAGGCCGCAGGGAAGATCCAGATCGGGCTGGAGTACGAACCTGAGCCGCCACTGGGACCGATCGACTGGGAGAAGGTGGATATCGCGGAGAGGGAGGGCCGGATCCTGGACAAGATGCGGAGTGAGCTAGCGCACCGGCCGGACCTGCTGGCAAGGCTGGGGATCGAGAGCGACCGATCCTGA
- a CDS encoding antibiotic biosynthesis monooxygenase, with amino-acid sequence MTVKKMVYARVVDVRFNPGKREEGLDIIANVSREVRDGFEGMLVLLSTDDEDKATYVTLWDSEDAMTGSWMKINPKATQALEGLLAEPVSMRSNEVQKIQRISIPVGR; translated from the coding sequence GTGACGGTGAAGAAAATGGTCTACGCTAGAGTTGTGGACGTAAGGTTCAATCCCGGCAAGAGAGAGGAGGGATTGGACATCATCGCCAATGTGAGCAGAGAAGTGCGCGACGGTTTCGAGGGGATGCTCGTCCTCCTGTCCACGGACGACGAAGATAAGGCCACCTACGTCACGTTGTGGGATTCCGAGGACGCGATGACAGGGTCATGGATGAAGATCAACCCCAAGGCCACGCAGGCCCTCGAGGGCCTTTTGGCCGAGCCGGTCTCGATGCGGAGCAACGAGGTGCAGAAGATTCAGAGGATATCCATCCCCGTTGGCCGGTGA
- a CDS encoding transglutaminase-like domain-containing protein: MTLLARFSVNLMHDRYLASSLIIDCDHPTVLAKAKDLSAGLDNDVEIARRCFGFVRDEVYHSGDHHMDPVTLRASEVLEHRTGFCYAKAHLLAALLRANGIPAGLCYQRIACGRGFCLHGLNAVFLKDHGWYRVDARGNNEQVRCEFIPPTESLAISLTQQGEMDLPDILDEPLPSVVKVLTKYSSYLEVLRNLPDIEVVSTR; this comes from the coding sequence TTGACCCTCCTCGCTAGGTTCAGCGTGAACCTCATGCACGACCGGTACCTCGCCTCGTCCTTGATCATCGATTGTGACCATCCCACTGTCCTCGCCAAGGCGAAGGATCTCTCCGCTGGCTTGGACAACGATGTTGAGATCGCACGCCGGTGCTTTGGGTTCGTGCGCGACGAGGTATATCACAGCGGCGATCATCACATGGACCCGGTGACGCTCCGTGCCTCGGAGGTGCTGGAGCATCGGACCGGTTTCTGTTACGCCAAGGCTCACCTGCTGGCGGCACTGCTCCGGGCGAACGGGATACCGGCCGGGCTATGCTATCAGCGCATCGCCTGCGGCCGGGGATTCTGCCTCCACGGACTGAACGCGGTGTTCCTGAAAGATCACGGATGGTACCGCGTGGATGCTAGGGGCAACAACGAACAGGTGCGCTGCGAGTTCATCCCGCCGACGGAATCGCTTGCCATCTCTCTAACCCAACAAGGGGAGATGGACCTGCCAGACATCTTGGACGAGCCTCTGCCGTCGGTGGTCAAGGTGCTAACCAAATACTCGAGCTACCTGGAGGTCTTGAGGAACCTGCCGGACATCGAGGTCGTATCGACACGCTGA
- a CDS encoding flavodoxin family protein, translating into MRTAFTGPDRMRVLVINGSPRKNGNTASLLMAMTGRLQGRGDTVVYRDLVDMNIRDCIGCNRCKRIDACALHDDMVPIYRELREADALIIGSPIYVGAETGITKCFLDRIYALLAPGDGPQGVITRLPKGKRAFAIFPCRRRNGATLYADMVRRYEEVFGMLGIDGKAMVLPEIHGDMDVLGSEVGRGALEACKNFLLQPRSPEAGGP; encoded by the coding sequence GTGAGGACCGCGTTCACCGGTCCCGATAGAATGAGGGTCCTGGTGATCAACGGCAGTCCGCGGAAGAACGGAAACACCGCGTCGCTGCTGATGGCGATGACAGGGAGGCTGCAGGGCAGGGGGGACACCGTGGTCTACCGAGATCTGGTGGACATGAACATCCGCGATTGCATCGGCTGCAACAGGTGCAAGCGGATCGATGCCTGCGCTCTGCACGACGACATGGTCCCAATCTACAGGGAGCTGAGGGAGGCCGACGCCCTCATTATCGGCTCGCCCATATACGTTGGCGCAGAGACCGGGATAACTAAGTGCTTCCTCGACCGCATATATGCTCTCCTGGCGCCGGGGGACGGCCCGCAGGGTGTTATCACCAGATTGCCTAAGGGCAAGAGGGCGTTCGCCATCTTTCCCTGCCGCCGGCGGAACGGTGCTACGCTGTACGCGGACATGGTCAGGCGATACGAGGAAGTTTTCGGGATGCTGGGCATTGACGGCAAGGCGATGGTGCTGCCGGAAATCCACGGGGACATGGATGTCCTGGGGAGCGAGGTCGGCCGGGGGGCGCTCGAAGCGTGTAAAAACTTCCTTCTTCAGCCACGGAGCCCGGAGGCTGGGGGGCCGTAG
- a CDS encoding MerR family transcriptional regulator, whose protein sequence is MTDGNGLLTIGSFSLITRLSVKALRFYDEKGLLVPAKKEITGYRMYAYEQIRRGLLLKKLADLGFAVQDMKIVLDVMDERSDRAALDDAVKRRTAEVQKQMDELRSIMVELDNKTFEEMIDMNNEEAKIKELPPIRVVSRREKGKYEEAIPRLINEICDMLVKQPEARICGPPMAIYHDHEYKENDADVEVAIPINGRVSVNDRYTMQTLEGGRAVTMLHRGRIQDIGSAWGRVHEYLDANDLRAHLPGRELYLSDPKETSEKDLLTEVQVLIR, encoded by the coding sequence ATGACCGACGGCAACGGACTTCTCACCATAGGGAGCTTCTCCCTGATCACCCGGCTCAGCGTCAAGGCGCTGCGCTTCTACGACGAGAAGGGCTTGCTCGTCCCGGCGAAGAAGGAGATCACCGGTTATCGAATGTACGCCTACGAGCAGATCCGGCGAGGCCTCCTGCTGAAAAAGCTGGCGGACCTGGGGTTCGCGGTCCAGGACATGAAGATCGTCCTTGATGTGATGGACGAACGATCGGACCGCGCAGCTTTGGACGATGCCGTCAAGCGGCGCACCGCAGAGGTCCAAAAACAGATGGACGAACTAAGATCGATCATGGTGGAGCTCGACAACAAGACCTTCGAAGAGATGATCGACATGAACAACGAAGAAGCGAAGATCAAGGAGCTCCCCCCGATTCGAGTTGTCTCCCGACGGGAGAAGGGAAAGTACGAAGAAGCGATACCACGCCTCATCAATGAGATCTGCGACATGCTCGTCAAGCAGCCAGAGGCGCGAATTTGCGGCCCGCCGATGGCCATCTATCACGACCACGAGTACAAGGAGAACGACGCCGATGTCGAGGTAGCGATCCCGATCAACGGCCGCGTCTCCGTTAACGATAGGTACACGATGCAGACGCTGGAAGGCGGCAGAGCGGTCACCATGCTGCACCGCGGCCGAATCCAGGACATCGGAAGTGCCTGGGGCCGCGTCCACGAATACCTGGACGCGAACGATTTGCGAGCACACCTGCCGGGCCGGGAGCTCTACCTCAGCGATCCCAAGGAGACATCGGAGAAGGACCTCCTGACCGAGGTCCAGGTGTTAATACGATGA